From Vitis vinifera cultivar Pinot Noir 40024 chromosome 14, ASM3070453v1, a single genomic window includes:
- the LOC104881656 gene encoding uncharacterized protein LOC104881656: MTLDIGNDALLCKILPTSLQGQALSWFHRLPPNSVDNFRDLSEAFVGQYLCSARHKQNINTLQNIKMQDNESLREFVKRFGQAVLQLEAYSMDAVLQIFKQSIFPGTPFFESLAKKPPTTMNDLFRCASKYSMLEDDVRAATQWPRPLGTDPSKRDHNKKCAFHKEYGHTTEECRCLHYLVERLIRAGHLKQYLRSDAGGRDASQNHNSGAPKAPAASKAIINYINEGPSEEEYDSKRKRQKLLRAASPHRDALILSLEIGDFDVRRILVDPGSLADLVQASVVSHMGHSLTGLENPGRILSGFNESSTTSLGDIVLPVQAGPITLNVQFSVVQDLSPFNIILGRTWLHYMKAIPFTYHQLVSFLTNDGQIDLYGGQLAARQCYQIARETGTSQEDASLPESNHARDQ; this comes from the exons atgacgctcgatattggcaacgacgCATTGCTGTGCAAAATATTACCCACCAGCCTACAAGGGCaagccctctcatggtttcatcgcctacctcccaactctgttgaCAATTTCAGAGATCTATCCGAAGCTTTCGTAGGACAATACTTATGCTCTGCTCGACATAAGCAGAACATCAAcactctgcaaaacataaaaatgcaagataacgaatccttAAGGGAGTTCGTAAAGCGGTTTGGTCAAGCTGTACTTCAGCTAGAGGCTTAtagcatggatgctgtcctgCAGATCTTCAAACAAAGCATCTTTCCAGGCACCCCATTTTTCGAATCGCTAgctaaaaagcctcctacaacgatgaACGACTTGTTCAGATGTGCAAGCAAAtactcaatgctcgaagatgacgtacgaGCAGCCACCCA ATGGCCTAGACCCCTCGGAACGGACCCATCCAAAAGAGATCATAACAAGAAATGTGCCTTCCACAAGGAGTATGGTCACACAACGGAAGAATGCAGGTGCCTCCATTATTTGGTCGAAAGGCTCATAAGGGCGGGGCATTTaaagcaatacctccgctcagatgcCGGAGGTAGAGACGCTTCCCAAAATCACAACTCTGGAGCCCCCAAGGCCCCAGCCGCCTCTAAGGCCATTATAAACTACATTAACGAAGGCCCATCTGAAGAGGAGTATGACTCCAAACGAAAGAGACAAAAGTTGTTGCGGGCTGCATCG ccacatcgcgacgccctcatcctatCCCTAGAGATAGGAGACTTCGACGTGAGACGCATTCTGGTTGACCCGGGCAGCTTGGCCGATCTTGTGCAAGCATCGGTCGTTAGCCACATGGGACACAGTCTCACGGGCCTTGAAAACCCTGGGCGAATCCTGTCTGGATTCAACGAATCGTCAACTACTTCCTTGGGAGACAttgtactgccggtccaagctggcccaaTCACTCTCAATGTACAATTTTCGGTGGTACAAGATTTATCGCCTTTCAATATCatcttggggcgcacatggctacactacatgaaagccatccccttTACATATCATCAATTGGTGAGTTTCCTTACCAACGATGGGCAAATTGACCTCTATGGCggccagttagccgctcgccaatgctaccaGATAGCACGAGAAACAGGGACcagccaggaggatgcatccctCCCTGAGTCCAACCATGCGcgtgaccaatag
- the LOC104881657 gene encoding uncharacterized protein LOC104881657: MAQYLAKVRDTLQRFTEWTIEKIRRIENGRVDALAETSTCNTIEARQPDSQEWTNDIIKYLRIGTLPEDAKQAHKIRVQAARFTLIGGHLYKRSFTGPYLRCLSHSEALYVLAELHDGVCGNHSGGRSLAHRAHSQGYYWPTMKKDTAAYVKKCNKCQRHAPIPHMPSETLKPISGP, translated from the exons ATGGCGCAATACCTAGCTAAGGTGAGAGATACCTTACAACGATTCACTGAGTGGACGATCGAAAAAATCAGACGAATTGAAAATGGGCGCGTCGATGCCTTGGCag AAACCTCCACTTGCAATACCATTGAGGCACGCCAACCAGACAGCCAAGAATGGACGAACGACATTATAAAATACCTCCGGATAGGCACTCTGCCCGAGGATGCCAAACAGGCACACAAGATTCGAGTGCAAGCCGCCCGCTTTaccctgattggggggcacctgtacaaaCGATCTTTTACAGGTCCCTACCTTCGATGCTTAAGTCATTCAGAGGCCCTGTATGTATTAGCAGAATTGCACGACGGAGTATGTGGAAATCATTCTGGAGGACGATCTCTAGCGCACAGGGCCCATTCtcaaggatattattggcccaCGATGAAGAAGGATACAGCAGCCTACGTCAAAAAATGCAACAAATGTCAACGACATGCCCCCATACCACATATGCCGTCGGAGACGCTGAAACCAATTTCAGGTCCCTGA